One region of Paralichthys olivaceus isolate ysfri-2021 chromosome 12, ASM2471397v2, whole genome shotgun sequence genomic DNA includes:
- the ubr1 gene encoding E3 ubiquitin-protein ligase UBR1 isoform X2 produces the protein MADGERSSDGLQDPTKEWLEAADSRAELLHYLREQVPQIFCLKKEFGPQEKEEIIQSRLFHPLECFLFGEDPLEGLEKLKHGSASSQLCGRVFKEGETVYSCRDCAIDPTCVLCMDCFQNSVHKSHRYKMHASSGGGFCDCGDVEAWKIGPCCSKHDPGAATAMVTDECVLEPELYARAEKLFQVLLQYLTDFLVWEESFDLQAELQPRQKENAYYCVLYNDEHHSYDHVIYTLQRSVNCDQTEAQTHTALIDKEGRRAVKRGTLRSCQQAKDLIKTNSEHISMQSLRVEILHAAVMAHQTFALRLGSWFQKIIGYSAGFRQAFCQVALEPDTDRDLPCLISRLMLHDARMYKGARKIVHELIFCSMLMETDFKRHFAIEFTKHYKRLQKDFINDDHERNISITALSVQIFTVPTLARQLIEDGNVIKVVVDTVMELLREHLDDNNRFFFLGYNSEKFSRIQVIFHDLRYILISKPSTWTDELRRQFLKGFKVFLGLLKCMQGMEEVKRQFGQHIAVEPEWEAGFSLQIQLRHILAMFQDWCSSDDEILLLAFKECHKDLMQCNNQPFRREPTDYYMCKHILHVRPYKVSQEPVSIHLPISRLLAGLYVLLCKTGAIVHLDNPEIYDFTQLVEHPLRCVVLAAQVSAEMWRRNGLSLVSQVYYYQDVKCRDEMYDKDILMLQIAASKMDPNHFLMLILLRFELFDYFNGSCSSKDQDELIQWNRLTEEMLYLLIVIVGERFVPGISQVTREDVTMREVIHLLCIEPMAHSSLVKGLPENESHETGLETVISKVATFKKPGVSGHGLYGVKKELLVEFNPFFYHYSRSQHSKAEESQKKRRTQEGNDKALRPPVPPAFCPAFSNIVHLFCCDVIIHILRRVLQRAAEDRATHWTEAMIQRALHVIGQALLEEKTQLEDSTVEEVTFDFSLKARRIGSEHGKSVFLLLSKIKALPSLEAQKDMVKWVLQMFEIVKCLREKSSPTASMSVDTTKPEESVQDKEKAERKRKAEAAKLHRQKIMAQMSAMQKNFIESNKMLYDNMPDSGTHGEPAAVVESCAMEQRELCVAIGPQRGSTPAEREVLTCILCQEEQEVVAQRPAMVLTACVQRSTVLTQCRGKIVTNRGDGTTYPLFMPPELSVGTHTGSCGHVMHAICWQKYFEAVQNTTRNRLHAELIIDLENGEYLCPLCKSLCNTVVPLIPLEPLIFNYENAEIIGQHLTMPRWIQILSARIKGLKSVTQDNDCSTEGNSSEVETGLCGQGQPDFRSILSYGVQEPRKFSDSIVEMLVVCATTVHRVGLQTPPNELCPRVPLMAWNTCAFTIQAIENILQAEGKSLFGSLQNRQLAGLKAIVQFSASQRLKSPQTIIQRHFTDMLGALLPVLSRKNNPSLLEVDFFHLLVGLVLSIPSLYQEEAVDLQPSAVSSAYNHLHILHLVTMAHIVQVVLSSTDFNLVAGGEDTDEARAAAELYITVSQNTGRLVPDVSGSSVAEKVKRGIEPFLRCAALFFNCLTGVHPPEELFSTSVTSQGQMEALCSYLALPSNVFQLFQEHRDTINPLLQRWCGSPAITKALKGKTQTVRYPRRRNRLIDLPEDYSALLNQASHFQCPKSTDDERKHPTLCLFCGAMLCSQSSCCLSQLDGEDVGACTAHAATCGAGVGMFLRIRECEIILMASKTRGSTYPAPYLDDYGETDPHLGRGNPLHLCPERYRKLNQLWQQHCILEEIARSLEVVNVMYAFEWQML, from the exons GAATGGCTGGAGGCTGCAGACAGCAGGGCGGAACTGCTCCACTACCTGAGGGAGCAGGTGCCTCAGATCTTCTGTCTGAAGAAAGAGTTCGGCCctcaggagaaagaggagatcATTCAGAGCCGACTCTTCCACCCTCTggagtgtttcctgtttggagaaGATCCTCTGGAGGGTCTGGAGAAGCTCAAGCATGGCAGCGCCTCGTCCCAGCTCTGTGGACGTGTCTTCAAAGAAGGAGAGACGGTCTACTCCTGCAG GGATTGTGCAATAGATCCCACCTGTGTTCTGTGCATGGATTGCTTCCAGAATAGTGTACACAAAAGCCATCGTTACAAG ATGCATGCGTCATCAGGCGGGGGGTTCTGTGATTGCGGGGATGTAGAGGCCTGGAAGATTGGCCCCTGTTGCTCCAAACACGACCCAGGGGCAGCCACTGCCATGGTAACG GATGAGTGTGTGCTGGAGCCTGAGCTTTATGCGCGTGCAGAGAAGCTGTTCCAGGTTCTGTTGCAATACCTCACAGATTTCCTGGTGTGGGAGGAGAGCTTTGATCTGCAAGCGGAGCTCCAGCCCCG acaaaaagaaaatgcatacTACTGTGTTCTGTACAACGACGAGCACCACTCGTACGACCATGTCATCTACACCCTGCAGCGTTCTGTAAACTGTGATCAGACTGAAGCTCAGACGCACACAGCACTTATTGATAAGGAG GGCCGGCGTGCAGTAAAGAGAGGAACCCTTCGCTCATGTCAGCAAGCAAAAGACCTTATCAAG ACCAACTCGGAGCACATTTCCATGCAGTCATTGCGTGTGGAGATCCTTCACGCTGCCGTTATGGCTCATCAGACCTTTGCCCTCCGTCTTGGCTCCTGGTTCCAAAAGATCATTGGTTACTCAG CCGGCTTCAGGCAAGCTTTCTGTCAGGTGGCACTCGAGCCAGACACAGATAGAGACCTCCCTTGTCTCATCAGCAGACTCATGCTGCACGATGCCAGGATGTACAAAG GAGCTCGCAAGATCGTACATGAGCTGATTTTCTGCAGCATGCTAATGGAGACAGACTTCAAGAGGCATTTTGCCATTGAGTTTACAAAG CACTATAAGCGGCTGCAGAAGGATTTCATCAATGATGACCATGAGAGGAATATATCCATCACCGCTCTGTCTGTTCAAATCTTCACTGTACCCACACTG GCCAGACAGCTAATTGAAGACGGCAATGTCATTAAGGTGGTAGTCGACACCGTTATGGAATTGCTGCGTGAACACCTGGATGACAACAATCGCTTCTTCTTCCTCGGCTACAACTCAGAAAAGTTCTCACGCATCCAGGTCATCTTCCACGACCTCAG ataTATTCTGATCAGTAAACCCTCAACATGGACTGACGAGCTGCGGAGACAGTTCCTTAAGGGGTTCAAAGTCTTCCTTGGACTTCTCAAATGCATGCAG GGTATGGAGGAGGTGAAGCGCCAGTTTGGGCAACACATTGCAGTAGAGCCAGAATGGGAAGCTGGATTTTCTCTTCAGATCCAGCTCCGCCACATTCTTGCTATGTTTCAGGACTGGTGTTCCTCTGAT GACGAGATCTTGCTGCTTGCATTTAAGGAGTGCCACAAAGACCTCATGCAGTGCAATAACCAGCCCTTCCGTAGGGAGCCCACTGACTACtacatgtgcaaacacattCTCCATGTTCGCCCTTACAAAGTGTCTCAGGAGCCTGTCAGCATACACCTGCCTATCTCCAGACTACTGGCTG GCTTGTATGTACTTCTGTGCAAAACAGGAGCGATTGTACATCTGGATAATCCT GAGATATATGACTTCACCCAGCTGGTGGAACATCCTCTGCGCTGTGTGGTGCTGGCTGCTCAGGTCTCAGCAGAAATGTGGCGGAGAAACGGGCTTTCATTGGTCAGCCAG GTCTACTACTACCAGGATGTAAAATGCAGGGATGAGATGTACGACAAGGACATTCTCATGCTTCAG ATAGCTGCATCCAAAATGGACCCCAACCACTTCCTCATGCTGATCTTGCTGCGTTTCGAGCTCTTTGATTATTTTAACGGGAGTTGCTCAAGCAAAGACCAG GACGAGCTGATACAGTGGAATCGATTGACGGAAGAGATGTTGTACCTGCTGATCGTCATAGTTG GTGAGCGCTTTGTGCCCGGGATCAGTCAGGTGACCAGAGAGGATGTGACGATGAGGGAGGTTATCCACCTGTTGTGCATTGAGCCCATGGCTCATAGCAGCCTGGTCAAAGGCCTGCCAGAGAAT GAAAGCCACGAAACAGGCCTGGAGACAGTGATTTCCAAAGTGGCCACCTTCAA AAAACCAGGAGTATCAGGACACGGACTGTATGGAGTAAAAAAAGAGCTTTTGGTAGAATTCAACCCTTTCTTCTACCATTACTCAAGGTCCCAGCACAGCAAG GCAGAGGAGtcacagaagaagaggaggactcAGGAGGGCAACGATAAAG cTCTTCGTCCCCCGGTGCCCCCGGCCTTCTGCCCAGCTTTCTCCAACATTGTGCATCTGTTCTGTTGTGACGTTATCATCCACATCCTGAGACGTGTCcttcagagagctgcagaggacCGGGCGACGCACTGGACAGAAGCCATGATCCAGAGG GCTCTGCATGTGATAGGTCAGGCATTGcttgaagagaaaacacagcttGAGGACAGCACAGTGGAGGAAGTGACCTTCGATTTCAGCCTTAAGGCTCGCA GAATTGGTTCAGAACACGGCAAGTCAGTGTTCCTCCTGTTGTCCAAGATTAAGGCTCTTCCATCACTTGAAGCTCAGAAAGACATGGTCAAATGGGTTCTGCAG ATGTTTGAAATTGTCAAGTGCCTTAGAGAGAAGTCCAGTCCAACAGCATCCATGAGTGTGGACACAACCAAGCCAGAGGAG AGTGTTCAGGACAAGGAGAAAGCCGAGCGCAAAAGGAAAGCAGAGGCAGCCAAACTCCACCGTCAGAAGATTATGGCCCAAATGTCGGCAATGCAGAAGAACTTCATTGAGTCCAACAAGATGCTGTACGACAACATGCCTGACAGCGGTACACACGGAGAGCCTGCTGCAGTTGTTGAGAG CTGTGCCATGGagcagagggagctgtgtgTAGCCATCGGCCCACAGCGAGGGTCAACCCCAGCTGAGAGGGAGGTGCTGACTTGCATTCTTtgtcaggaggagcaggaagtggTGGCTCAGCGTCCAGCGATGGTACTGACCGCATGTGTCCAGAGGTCCACGGTGCTGACACAGTGCAGAGGAAAGATAGTGACAAACAGAGGAGATG GGACAACATATCCCCTGTTCATGCCTCCTGAATTGTCAGTAGGGACCCACACTGGCAGCTGTGGGCATGTCATGCACGCCATATGTTGGCAGAA ATATTTTGAGGCAGTCCAGAATACAACCAGGAATCGGCTCCACGCTGAGCTGATCATCGACCTGGAGAACGGGGAGTACCTGTGTCCCCTGTGCAAGTCTCTGTGCAATACTGTTGTCCCTCTCATCCCACTGGAACCATTAATATTTAACTA TGAGAATGCAGAGATAATTGGACAGCATTTGACCATGCCTCGCTGGATCCAGATCCTCTCCGCCAGGATTAAAGGCCTCAAGTCAGTCACTCAGGATAATG ATTGCAGCACAGAAGGAAATAGCTCAGAGGTGGAGACGGGGCTGTGTGGACAGGGACAACCAGACTTTAGATCCATCCTCAGCTATGGAGTTCAAGAACC GAGAAAGTTCTCAGACAGCATAGTGGAGATGCTGGTCGTGTGCGCCACCACGGTGCACAGGGTGGGACTGCAGACACCGCCCAATGAGCTGTGTCCTCGTGTGCCCCTCATGGCCTGGAATACATGTGCCTTCACTATTCAGGCCATCG aaaacattttgcagGCAGAGGGCAAATCACTGTTTGGATCCTTACAAAACAGACAG CTTGCAGGGCTAAAGGCAATAGTTCAGTTTTCAGCATCCCAGAGACTTAAGAGCCCTCAGACTATCATCCAAAGGCACTTCACGGACATGCTTGGGG CATTGCTTCCAGTCTTGAGCAGAAAAAACAACCCCTCCCTTCTGGAGGTGGACTTCTTCCATCTTCTG gtGGGGTTGGTGTTGTCTATACCCTCACTGTACCAGGAGGAGGCTGTAGACTTACAGCCGTCTGCTGTCAGCTCTGCCTACAACCACCTGCACATCTTACATCTTGTCACCATGGCACACATCGTACAGGTCGTCCTGTCCTCTACAG ATTTCAATCTAGTGGCTGGTGGAGAGGACACAGATGAGGCGAGAGCAGCTGCTGAGCTGTACATTACGGTGTCCCAAAACACTGGGAG GTTGGTTCCAGATGTGTCCGGCAGCTCTGTGGCAGAAAAAGTGAAGCGAGGAATCGAACCTTTCCTGCGCTGTGCTGCTCTCTTTTTCAATTGCCTTACTGGAGTACATCCACCGGAGGAACTTTTTAGTACTTCTG TTACCTCCCAAGGACAGATGGAGGCACTATGCAGTTATTTGGCACTACCCTCCAATGTGTTCCAGCTCTTCCAGGAGCACAGAGACACCATTAATCCACTGCTGCAGAG ATGGTGCGGGAGCCCAGCTATAACCAAAGCCCTGAAAGGCAAAACCCAGACAGTCAG ATATCCCAGGAGAAGGAATCGTTTGATTGATCTTCCTGAGGATTATAGTGCTCTTCTCAATCAAGCCAGCCATTTTCA GTGTCCCAAGTCTACAGATGATGAGAGGAAGCACCCGACACTGTGCCTGTTCTGTGGGGCCATGCTGTGCTCTCAGAGCTCATGCTGTCTCAGCCAGCTGGACGGGGAAGATGTGGGAGCGTGCACCGCCCACGCTGCTACCTGTGGTGCTGGTGTGGGGATGTTCCTGAG GATAAGAGAGTGTGAAATTATCCTGATGGCCAGTAAGACTCGAGGAAGCACATACCCTGCTCCTTACCTGGACGATTATGGAGAGACTGATCCTCATCTTGG aAGGGGCAATCCACTGCATCTTTGCCCTGAGCGCTACAGGAAGCTGAACCAGCTGTGGCAGCAGCACTGCATCCTGGAAGAAATCGCCCGCAGCCTCGAGGTGGTCAACGTAATGTATGCCTTTGAGTGGCAGATGTTGTGA
- the ubr1 gene encoding E3 ubiquitin-protein ligase UBR1 isoform X1, translating to MADGERSSDGLQDPTKEWLEAADSRAELLHYLREQVPQIFCLKKEFGPQEKEEIIQSRLFHPLECFLFGEDPLEGLEKLKHGSASSQLCGRVFKEGETVYSCRDCAIDPTCVLCMDCFQNSVHKSHRYKMHASSGGGFCDCGDVEAWKIGPCCSKHDPGAATAMVTDECVLEPELYARAEKLFQVLLQYLTDFLVWEESFDLQAELQPRQKENAYYCVLYNDEHHSYDHVIYTLQRSVNCDQTEAQTHTALIDKEGRRAVKRGTLRSCQQAKDLIKTNSEHISMQSLRVEILHAAVMAHQTFALRLGSWFQKIIGYSAGFRQAFCQVALEPDTDRDLPCLISRLMLHDARMYKGARKIVHELIFCSMLMETDFKRHFAIEFTKHYKRLQKDFINDDHERNISITALSVQIFTVPTLARQLIEDGNVIKVVVDTVMELLREHLDDNNRFFFLGYNSEKFSRIQVIFHDLRYILISKPSTWTDELRRQFLKGFKVFLGLLKCMQGMEEVKRQFGQHIAVEPEWEAGFSLQIQLRHILAMFQDWCSSDDEILLLAFKECHKDLMQCNNQPFRREPTDYYMCKHILHVRPYKVSQEPVSIHLPISRLLAGLYVLLCKTGAIVHLDNPEIYDFTQLVEHPLRCVVLAAQVSAEMWRRNGLSLVSQVYYYQDVKCRDEMYDKDILMLQIAASKMDPNHFLMLILLRFELFDYFNGSCSSKDQDELIQWNRLTEEMLYLLIVIVGERFVPGISQVTREDVTMREVIHLLCIEPMAHSSLVKGLPENESHETGLETVISKVATFKKPGVSGHGLYGVKKELLVEFNPFFYHYSRSQHSKAEESQKKRRTQEGNDKALRPPVPPAFCPAFSNIVHLFCCDVIIHILRRVLQRAAEDRATHWTEAMIQRALHVIGQALLEEKTQLEDSTVEEVTFDFSLKARRIGSEHGKSVFLLLSKIKALPSLEAQKDMVKWVLQMFEIVKCLREKSSPTASMSVDTTKPEEVTKNNSVQDKEKAERKRKAEAAKLHRQKIMAQMSAMQKNFIESNKMLYDNMPDSGTHGEPAAVVESCAMEQRELCVAIGPQRGSTPAEREVLTCILCQEEQEVVAQRPAMVLTACVQRSTVLTQCRGKIVTNRGDGTTYPLFMPPELSVGTHTGSCGHVMHAICWQKYFEAVQNTTRNRLHAELIIDLENGEYLCPLCKSLCNTVVPLIPLEPLIFNYENAEIIGQHLTMPRWIQILSARIKGLKSVTQDNDCSTEGNSSEVETGLCGQGQPDFRSILSYGVQEPRKFSDSIVEMLVVCATTVHRVGLQTPPNELCPRVPLMAWNTCAFTIQAIENILQAEGKSLFGSLQNRQLAGLKAIVQFSASQRLKSPQTIIQRHFTDMLGALLPVLSRKNNPSLLEVDFFHLLVGLVLSIPSLYQEEAVDLQPSAVSSAYNHLHILHLVTMAHIVQVVLSSTDFNLVAGGEDTDEARAAAELYITVSQNTGRLVPDVSGSSVAEKVKRGIEPFLRCAALFFNCLTGVHPPEELFSTSVTSQGQMEALCSYLALPSNVFQLFQEHRDTINPLLQRWCGSPAITKALKGKTQTVRYPRRRNRLIDLPEDYSALLNQASHFQCPKSTDDERKHPTLCLFCGAMLCSQSSCCLSQLDGEDVGACTAHAATCGAGVGMFLRIRECEIILMASKTRGSTYPAPYLDDYGETDPHLGRGNPLHLCPERYRKLNQLWQQHCILEEIARSLEVVNVMYAFEWQML from the exons GAATGGCTGGAGGCTGCAGACAGCAGGGCGGAACTGCTCCACTACCTGAGGGAGCAGGTGCCTCAGATCTTCTGTCTGAAGAAAGAGTTCGGCCctcaggagaaagaggagatcATTCAGAGCCGACTCTTCCACCCTCTggagtgtttcctgtttggagaaGATCCTCTGGAGGGTCTGGAGAAGCTCAAGCATGGCAGCGCCTCGTCCCAGCTCTGTGGACGTGTCTTCAAAGAAGGAGAGACGGTCTACTCCTGCAG GGATTGTGCAATAGATCCCACCTGTGTTCTGTGCATGGATTGCTTCCAGAATAGTGTACACAAAAGCCATCGTTACAAG ATGCATGCGTCATCAGGCGGGGGGTTCTGTGATTGCGGGGATGTAGAGGCCTGGAAGATTGGCCCCTGTTGCTCCAAACACGACCCAGGGGCAGCCACTGCCATGGTAACG GATGAGTGTGTGCTGGAGCCTGAGCTTTATGCGCGTGCAGAGAAGCTGTTCCAGGTTCTGTTGCAATACCTCACAGATTTCCTGGTGTGGGAGGAGAGCTTTGATCTGCAAGCGGAGCTCCAGCCCCG acaaaaagaaaatgcatacTACTGTGTTCTGTACAACGACGAGCACCACTCGTACGACCATGTCATCTACACCCTGCAGCGTTCTGTAAACTGTGATCAGACTGAAGCTCAGACGCACACAGCACTTATTGATAAGGAG GGCCGGCGTGCAGTAAAGAGAGGAACCCTTCGCTCATGTCAGCAAGCAAAAGACCTTATCAAG ACCAACTCGGAGCACATTTCCATGCAGTCATTGCGTGTGGAGATCCTTCACGCTGCCGTTATGGCTCATCAGACCTTTGCCCTCCGTCTTGGCTCCTGGTTCCAAAAGATCATTGGTTACTCAG CCGGCTTCAGGCAAGCTTTCTGTCAGGTGGCACTCGAGCCAGACACAGATAGAGACCTCCCTTGTCTCATCAGCAGACTCATGCTGCACGATGCCAGGATGTACAAAG GAGCTCGCAAGATCGTACATGAGCTGATTTTCTGCAGCATGCTAATGGAGACAGACTTCAAGAGGCATTTTGCCATTGAGTTTACAAAG CACTATAAGCGGCTGCAGAAGGATTTCATCAATGATGACCATGAGAGGAATATATCCATCACCGCTCTGTCTGTTCAAATCTTCACTGTACCCACACTG GCCAGACAGCTAATTGAAGACGGCAATGTCATTAAGGTGGTAGTCGACACCGTTATGGAATTGCTGCGTGAACACCTGGATGACAACAATCGCTTCTTCTTCCTCGGCTACAACTCAGAAAAGTTCTCACGCATCCAGGTCATCTTCCACGACCTCAG ataTATTCTGATCAGTAAACCCTCAACATGGACTGACGAGCTGCGGAGACAGTTCCTTAAGGGGTTCAAAGTCTTCCTTGGACTTCTCAAATGCATGCAG GGTATGGAGGAGGTGAAGCGCCAGTTTGGGCAACACATTGCAGTAGAGCCAGAATGGGAAGCTGGATTTTCTCTTCAGATCCAGCTCCGCCACATTCTTGCTATGTTTCAGGACTGGTGTTCCTCTGAT GACGAGATCTTGCTGCTTGCATTTAAGGAGTGCCACAAAGACCTCATGCAGTGCAATAACCAGCCCTTCCGTAGGGAGCCCACTGACTACtacatgtgcaaacacattCTCCATGTTCGCCCTTACAAAGTGTCTCAGGAGCCTGTCAGCATACACCTGCCTATCTCCAGACTACTGGCTG GCTTGTATGTACTTCTGTGCAAAACAGGAGCGATTGTACATCTGGATAATCCT GAGATATATGACTTCACCCAGCTGGTGGAACATCCTCTGCGCTGTGTGGTGCTGGCTGCTCAGGTCTCAGCAGAAATGTGGCGGAGAAACGGGCTTTCATTGGTCAGCCAG GTCTACTACTACCAGGATGTAAAATGCAGGGATGAGATGTACGACAAGGACATTCTCATGCTTCAG ATAGCTGCATCCAAAATGGACCCCAACCACTTCCTCATGCTGATCTTGCTGCGTTTCGAGCTCTTTGATTATTTTAACGGGAGTTGCTCAAGCAAAGACCAG GACGAGCTGATACAGTGGAATCGATTGACGGAAGAGATGTTGTACCTGCTGATCGTCATAGTTG GTGAGCGCTTTGTGCCCGGGATCAGTCAGGTGACCAGAGAGGATGTGACGATGAGGGAGGTTATCCACCTGTTGTGCATTGAGCCCATGGCTCATAGCAGCCTGGTCAAAGGCCTGCCAGAGAAT GAAAGCCACGAAACAGGCCTGGAGACAGTGATTTCCAAAGTGGCCACCTTCAA AAAACCAGGAGTATCAGGACACGGACTGTATGGAGTAAAAAAAGAGCTTTTGGTAGAATTCAACCCTTTCTTCTACCATTACTCAAGGTCCCAGCACAGCAAG GCAGAGGAGtcacagaagaagaggaggactcAGGAGGGCAACGATAAAG cTCTTCGTCCCCCGGTGCCCCCGGCCTTCTGCCCAGCTTTCTCCAACATTGTGCATCTGTTCTGTTGTGACGTTATCATCCACATCCTGAGACGTGTCcttcagagagctgcagaggacCGGGCGACGCACTGGACAGAAGCCATGATCCAGAGG GCTCTGCATGTGATAGGTCAGGCATTGcttgaagagaaaacacagcttGAGGACAGCACAGTGGAGGAAGTGACCTTCGATTTCAGCCTTAAGGCTCGCA GAATTGGTTCAGAACACGGCAAGTCAGTGTTCCTCCTGTTGTCCAAGATTAAGGCTCTTCCATCACTTGAAGCTCAGAAAGACATGGTCAAATGGGTTCTGCAG ATGTTTGAAATTGTCAAGTGCCTTAGAGAGAAGTCCAGTCCAACAGCATCCATGAGTGTGGACACAACCAAGCCAGAGGAGGTAACAAAAAACAAT AGTGTTCAGGACAAGGAGAAAGCCGAGCGCAAAAGGAAAGCAGAGGCAGCCAAACTCCACCGTCAGAAGATTATGGCCCAAATGTCGGCAATGCAGAAGAACTTCATTGAGTCCAACAAGATGCTGTACGACAACATGCCTGACAGCGGTACACACGGAGAGCCTGCTGCAGTTGTTGAGAG CTGTGCCATGGagcagagggagctgtgtgTAGCCATCGGCCCACAGCGAGGGTCAACCCCAGCTGAGAGGGAGGTGCTGACTTGCATTCTTtgtcaggaggagcaggaagtggTGGCTCAGCGTCCAGCGATGGTACTGACCGCATGTGTCCAGAGGTCCACGGTGCTGACACAGTGCAGAGGAAAGATAGTGACAAACAGAGGAGATG GGACAACATATCCCCTGTTCATGCCTCCTGAATTGTCAGTAGGGACCCACACTGGCAGCTGTGGGCATGTCATGCACGCCATATGTTGGCAGAA ATATTTTGAGGCAGTCCAGAATACAACCAGGAATCGGCTCCACGCTGAGCTGATCATCGACCTGGAGAACGGGGAGTACCTGTGTCCCCTGTGCAAGTCTCTGTGCAATACTGTTGTCCCTCTCATCCCACTGGAACCATTAATATTTAACTA TGAGAATGCAGAGATAATTGGACAGCATTTGACCATGCCTCGCTGGATCCAGATCCTCTCCGCCAGGATTAAAGGCCTCAAGTCAGTCACTCAGGATAATG ATTGCAGCACAGAAGGAAATAGCTCAGAGGTGGAGACGGGGCTGTGTGGACAGGGACAACCAGACTTTAGATCCATCCTCAGCTATGGAGTTCAAGAACC GAGAAAGTTCTCAGACAGCATAGTGGAGATGCTGGTCGTGTGCGCCACCACGGTGCACAGGGTGGGACTGCAGACACCGCCCAATGAGCTGTGTCCTCGTGTGCCCCTCATGGCCTGGAATACATGTGCCTTCACTATTCAGGCCATCG aaaacattttgcagGCAGAGGGCAAATCACTGTTTGGATCCTTACAAAACAGACAG CTTGCAGGGCTAAAGGCAATAGTTCAGTTTTCAGCATCCCAGAGACTTAAGAGCCCTCAGACTATCATCCAAAGGCACTTCACGGACATGCTTGGGG CATTGCTTCCAGTCTTGAGCAGAAAAAACAACCCCTCCCTTCTGGAGGTGGACTTCTTCCATCTTCTG gtGGGGTTGGTGTTGTCTATACCCTCACTGTACCAGGAGGAGGCTGTAGACTTACAGCCGTCTGCTGTCAGCTCTGCCTACAACCACCTGCACATCTTACATCTTGTCACCATGGCACACATCGTACAGGTCGTCCTGTCCTCTACAG ATTTCAATCTAGTGGCTGGTGGAGAGGACACAGATGAGGCGAGAGCAGCTGCTGAGCTGTACATTACGGTGTCCCAAAACACTGGGAG GTTGGTTCCAGATGTGTCCGGCAGCTCTGTGGCAGAAAAAGTGAAGCGAGGAATCGAACCTTTCCTGCGCTGTGCTGCTCTCTTTTTCAATTGCCTTACTGGAGTACATCCACCGGAGGAACTTTTTAGTACTTCTG TTACCTCCCAAGGACAGATGGAGGCACTATGCAGTTATTTGGCACTACCCTCCAATGTGTTCCAGCTCTTCCAGGAGCACAGAGACACCATTAATCCACTGCTGCAGAG ATGGTGCGGGAGCCCAGCTATAACCAAAGCCCTGAAAGGCAAAACCCAGACAGTCAG ATATCCCAGGAGAAGGAATCGTTTGATTGATCTTCCTGAGGATTATAGTGCTCTTCTCAATCAAGCCAGCCATTTTCA GTGTCCCAAGTCTACAGATGATGAGAGGAAGCACCCGACACTGTGCCTGTTCTGTGGGGCCATGCTGTGCTCTCAGAGCTCATGCTGTCTCAGCCAGCTGGACGGGGAAGATGTGGGAGCGTGCACCGCCCACGCTGCTACCTGTGGTGCTGGTGTGGGGATGTTCCTGAG GATAAGAGAGTGTGAAATTATCCTGATGGCCAGTAAGACTCGAGGAAGCACATACCCTGCTCCTTACCTGGACGATTATGGAGAGACTGATCCTCATCTTGG aAGGGGCAATCCACTGCATCTTTGCCCTGAGCGCTACAGGAAGCTGAACCAGCTGTGGCAGCAGCACTGCATCCTGGAAGAAATCGCCCGCAGCCTCGAGGTGGTCAACGTAATGTATGCCTTTGAGTGGCAGATGTTGTGA